A single genomic interval of Agarivorans aestuarii harbors:
- a CDS encoding DUF2845 domain-containing protein, which produces MKKYICLLLGFIAAGVQAGNGTEVANINCNGTWIRSGTDKLELISACGKPEYEEVVSGDNFNKLEGVLYNLKGKKYVVYLKTGRVVKIEWLR; this is translated from the coding sequence ATGAAAAAATATATTTGTTTGTTGTTAGGCTTTATTGCTGCTGGAGTACAAGCTGGTAATGGCACCGAGGTGGCGAATATAAATTGTAATGGCACTTGGATACGCTCTGGTACCGATAAGTTGGAGTTAATCAGTGCTTGCGGCAAGCCTGAATATGAAGAAGTTGTCAGCGGCGATAACTTCAATAAGTTAGAAGGCGTGCTCTACAACCTCAAAGGCAAAAAATACGTGGTGTATCTAAAAACTGGCCGAGTAGTGAAAATAGAATGGTTAAGGTAA
- a CDS encoding YbaN family protein has product MLKVFYLLIAWLAVLLGTVGIFLPLLPTTPFILLAAILFSKSSPRFAAWLEQHRTFGPLLNDWQQHGVVSLKAKCSATLMVAISAGLMLWMEVPWFARIAAGTCLLAVMVFLWTRPSVKNSSR; this is encoded by the coding sequence ATGCTAAAAGTGTTCTACCTGTTAATTGCGTGGCTAGCGGTATTGCTGGGCACGGTAGGTATTTTTTTGCCTTTGTTGCCTACTACGCCTTTCATCTTATTAGCCGCGATTCTATTTTCTAAAAGCTCTCCTCGGTTTGCTGCTTGGCTTGAGCAGCATCGCACTTTTGGTCCTTTATTAAATGATTGGCAGCAACATGGTGTGGTAAGCCTTAAAGCAAAGTGCAGTGCTACCCTTATGGTGGCTATTTCGGCGGGTTTAATGTTGTGGATGGAGGTCCCTTGGTTTGCTCGTATTGCCGCAGGTACATGTCTGTTAGCAGTGATGGTTTTTCTTTGGACTCGACCTTCAGTAAAAAATTCTTCCCGCTAA